In Desulfocurvus vexinensis DSM 17965, a single window of DNA contains:
- a CDS encoding GGDEF domain-containing protein produces MIRLLFFVAVPLAALALAWGALVWLRVVPSGAAPWAAYGAMLLAGLACWRFRRTRVVVPLGLLALALWVCGLLGSGGPSGSLGRVVAPALALLLPVNWLAAALAGDRGLLARVPLTLAFVVSSQALVVLLVATGVLDGSVPGRPGTLHALVAELAAWRPLPLTLPTRLPQTALLGALCAALWLLLRAVRDDSPMDAGLAVALAGAMGALHFADSPLRSGALAAGAALACAAPLVQDSYRMAFLDELTRLPGRRPLLADMQTLGGQYAIAMADVDHFKKFNDTYGHDTGDEVLRMVAAHLGRVGGGGRAYRYGGEEFAIVFPRRCPLEALEHLDAVREAVAGAGFVVRSGKPAPPAGGERRKGKGPRAGGAKAPGTVSVTISMGVAGPGSGGAASPAEVLKQADKALYKAKKNGRNRVERG; encoded by the coding sequence GTGATCCGATTGCTGTTCTTCGTGGCCGTGCCCCTGGCGGCCCTGGCCCTGGCCTGGGGGGCGCTGGTCTGGCTGCGGGTGGTGCCCTCGGGCGCCGCGCCCTGGGCGGCGTATGGGGCCATGCTCCTGGCCGGGCTGGCCTGCTGGCGTTTCCGGCGCACGCGGGTGGTGGTGCCCCTGGGGCTGCTGGCCCTGGCGCTGTGGGTCTGCGGACTGCTGGGCAGCGGCGGCCCGTCGGGGAGCCTGGGGCGGGTGGTGGCTCCGGCCCTGGCCCTGCTGCTGCCCGTGAACTGGCTGGCCGCCGCCCTGGCCGGAGACCGGGGGCTGCTGGCCCGCGTGCCCCTGACCCTGGCCTTCGTCGTGTCCTCGCAGGCCCTGGTGGTGCTGCTGGTGGCCACGGGCGTGCTCGACGGCTCCGTGCCCGGGCGCCCGGGCACGCTGCACGCCCTGGTGGCCGAGCTGGCCGCGTGGCGGCCCCTGCCGCTGACCCTGCCCACCCGCCTGCCCCAGACCGCGCTGCTGGGCGCGCTGTGCGCCGCGCTGTGGCTGCTGCTGCGCGCCGTGCGCGACGATTCGCCCATGGACGCCGGGCTGGCCGTGGCCCTGGCCGGGGCCATGGGCGCGCTGCATTTCGCCGATTCTCCGCTCCGCTCCGGGGCCCTGGCCGCCGGGGCGGCCCTGGCCTGCGCCGCGCCCCTGGTGCAGGACTCCTACCGCATGGCCTTTCTGGACGAGTTGACCCGCCTGCCCGGGCGCAGGCCGCTGCTGGCGGACATGCAGACCCTGGGCGGGCAGTACGCCATCGCCATGGCCGACGTGGACCACTTCAAGAAGTTCAACGATACCTACGGCCACGACACCGGCGACGAGGTGCTGCGCATGGTGGCGGCGCATCTGGGCCGCGTGGGCGGCGGGGGCCGGGCCTACCGCTACGGCGGGGAGGAGTTCGCCATCGTGTTCCCCCGGCGCTGTCCGCTGGAGGCGCTGGAGCACCTGGACGCCGTGCGCGAGGCCGTGGCCGGGGCGGGGTTCGTGGTCCGCTCGGGCAAGCCCGCGCCCCCCGCCGGGGGCGAGCGCCGCAAGGGCAAAGGCCCCAGGGCGGGCGGGGCCAAGGCCCCGGGCACGGTGTCGGTGACCATCTCCATGGGCGTGGCCGGGCCGGGCAGCGGCGGCGCCGCCAGCCCCGCCGAGGTCCTCAAGCAGGCCGACAAGGCCCTGTACAAGGCCAAGAAGAACGGGCGCAACCGGGTGGAGCGGGGCTGA
- a CDS encoding methyl-accepting chemotaxis protein has product MRSFSTAALAATQGGCALLAVGAAALLSSPLAAWGAGLGLLALGAVPLGLLVLRVRGCATRLEAAAGRVAQGRYDCAFDERGTCELGRAEAGLAQMYARLKRELSFARGVLAGIQAPFVVVDTQERLVMTNAGLIEILEQSGKPEDHYGQNVAHFFYGDASRRTVLRDSLEHRVTTAKEVELTGRRGGKRIIHIHASPLYDLDGALMGALCIYQDRTALRAREAELEAQNARIAEAVRTSEDISQAVAGSAGELAAQVLEASAAAREQAARAQDAASSMEQMNAAVLDVARSAADTASRAQQTRQQAEDGARVVRDAAAAIAEVSRRAQAVTQDMARLGAQAEGIGRIMDVITDIADQTNLLALNAAIEAARAGDAGRGFAVVADEVRKLAEKTMGATQEVASAIKAIQDGARTSAAGMDQAAAAVGQAHELAEASGRALAGIVELAVNTSDQVRTIAAAAEEQSATSEHISAVVEDVRSSAQGAEADMAAAAQGVQGLAEAARRLKDVIHAVGA; this is encoded by the coding sequence ATGAGATCCTTTTCCACCGCCGCCCTGGCCGCGACCCAGGGCGGCTGTGCGCTGCTGGCTGTGGGGGCCGCGGCGCTGCTGTCCTCGCCCCTGGCGGCCTGGGGCGCCGGGCTGGGGCTTCTGGCCCTGGGGGCCGTGCCCCTGGGGCTGCTCGTGCTGCGCGTGCGCGGCTGCGCCACGCGCCTGGAGGCCGCCGCCGGGCGCGTGGCCCAGGGCCGCTACGACTGTGCCTTCGACGAGCGCGGCACCTGCGAGCTGGGCCGCGCCGAGGCCGGGCTGGCCCAGATGTACGCCCGGCTCAAGCGCGAGCTGTCCTTCGCGCGCGGGGTGCTCGCGGGCATCCAGGCGCCCTTCGTGGTCGTGGACACCCAGGAACGCCTGGTGATGACCAACGCGGGGCTCATCGAAATCCTGGAGCAGAGCGGCAAACCCGAGGACCACTACGGCCAGAACGTGGCCCATTTCTTCTATGGCGACGCCTCACGGCGCACCGTGCTGCGCGACAGCCTGGAGCACCGCGTGACCACGGCCAAGGAGGTGGAACTCACGGGCCGCCGGGGCGGCAAGCGCATCATCCACATCCACGCCTCGCCGCTGTACGACCTAGACGGCGCGCTCATGGGCGCGCTGTGCATCTACCAGGACCGCACGGCCCTGCGCGCCCGCGAGGCCGAGCTGGAGGCCCAGAACGCGCGCATCGCCGAGGCCGTGCGCACCTCGGAGGACATCTCCCAGGCCGTGGCGGGCAGCGCCGGGGAACTGGCGGCCCAGGTGCTCGAAGCCAGCGCCGCCGCCCGCGAGCAGGCCGCCCGCGCCCAGGACGCCGCCTCGTCCATGGAGCAGATGAACGCCGCCGTGCTCGACGTGGCCAGAAGCGCGGCAGACACCGCCAGCCGCGCCCAGCAGACCCGCCAGCAGGCCGAGGACGGCGCCCGGGTGGTGCGCGACGCGGCCGCGGCCATCGCCGAGGTCAGCCGCCGCGCCCAGGCCGTGACGCAGGACATGGCCCGCCTGGGCGCCCAGGCCGAGGGCATCGGGCGGATCATGGACGTGATCACCGACATCGCCGACCAGACCAACCTCCTGGCGCTCAACGCCGCCATCGAGGCCGCGCGCGCGGGCGACGCGGGCCGGGGCTTCGCCGTGGTGGCCGACGAGGTGCGCAAGCTGGCCGAGAAGACCATGGGCGCCACCCAGGAGGTCGCTTCGGCCATCAAGGCCATCCAGGACGGCGCGCGCACCAGCGCCGCAGGCATGGACCAGGCCGCCGCCGCCGTGGGCCAGGCCCACGAGCTGGCCGAAGCCTCGGGCCGGGCCCTGGCCGGGATCGTCGAGCTGGCCGTGAACACCTCGGACCAGGTGCGGACCATCGCCGCCGCCGCCGAGGAGCAGTCGGCCACCAGCGAGCACATCAGCGCCGTGGTGGAGGACGTGCGCTCCAGCGCCCAGGGCGCCGAGGCCGACATGGCCGCTGCGGCCCAGGGCGTGCAGGGCCTGGCCGAAGCCGCCCGGCGCCTGAAGGACGTCATCCACGCCGTGGGCGCCTGA
- a CDS encoding AMIN domain-containing protein, with protein MRSPAPSLRPALALLTGLLAAALLASACVTSDPGQEYRARTEAMSGPQLLRERQALTDEIRSLEEHRAELPAAPQGTPGASHEYLDRRLAQARLKLGHVNALLAEGGYAVHEIRYKVAAAPAAPEPAPKEPNAPAQASPAPAPPAPAAQAAPTIPDTPVPAPQPPADATRPAPATVTAVRWAAEGEALVVRVAVPGPLAPRCRVFTLDGPPRVVLDVLDAARPPAALPKAQAVDSPLASGIRVGWHPEDAFVRVVLDLPRSGPRHALTVAPGQAVLTLRP; from the coding sequence ATGCGCAGCCCGGCCCCATCGCTCCGCCCCGCCCTCGCCCTGCTCACGGGCCTGCTGGCCGCCGCCCTGCTGGCCTCGGCCTGCGTCACCAGCGACCCCGGCCAGGAATACCGCGCCCGGACCGAGGCCATGAGCGGGCCGCAGCTGCTGCGCGAGCGCCAGGCCCTGACCGACGAGATCAGGAGCCTGGAAGAGCACCGCGCCGAGCTGCCCGCCGCGCCCCAGGGCACCCCCGGCGCCAGCCACGAATACCTGGACCGCCGCCTGGCCCAGGCGCGCCTCAAGCTCGGCCACGTCAACGCCCTGCTGGCCGAAGGCGGCTACGCCGTGCATGAGATCCGCTACAAGGTGGCCGCCGCGCCCGCCGCTCCGGAGCCCGCGCCCAAGGAGCCGAACGCCCCCGCACAGGCGTCTCCCGCGCCCGCCCCGCCCGCCCCGGCGGCCCAGGCGGCCCCGACGATCCCGGACACGCCCGTGCCCGCCCCGCAGCCGCCTGCGGACGCAACCCGGCCCGCGCCTGCCACGGTCACCGCCGTGCGCTGGGCCGCCGAGGGCGAGGCCCTGGTGGTGCGCGTGGCCGTGCCCGGCCCCCTGGCCCCGCGCTGTCGCGTGTTCACCCTGGACGGGCCGCCGCGCGTGGTTCTCGACGTGCTGGACGCCGCCCGGCCCCCGGCGGCCCTGCCCAAGGCCCAGGCCGTGGACAGCCCCCTGGCCTCGGGCATCCGCGTGGGCTGGCACCCCGAGGACGCCTTCGTGCGCGTGGTCCTCGACCTGCCCCGCAGCGGGCCGCGCCACGCCCTGACCGTCGCCCCGGGCCAGGCCGTGCTGACCCTGCGGCCCTGA
- a CDS encoding ArnT family glycosyltransferase yields MDKLLTRLYRLLAWAPLLLPAALLAAQTVPVLDSRALWFSDEIRYANVFENVVHGGKWLVMYLNGVPYPDKPPVYFWFLAGLLPVFKAATPALFMAGAALSALLLLTATMALSRLVARAGREVSLGAGLVLVSCFYVVGLAHYSRMDLLFATLITAAHICLFRAWGRERAMGWAVAGFALAGVATLTKGPLGLAFPLLASVAYLAWTGNLRRFFRRDVAVGLGVCLGLLGAWVLAAWLGGERELVENIFYKQIYRRAVNASHHGQPFWHYLATLPAAWLPWTLLLAALPLGPVARAGFWRGLWQARRDEERKGQAYLWSMVLTGFVLLSALSTKIIVYLLPLFPALAVLSARAVLGLDARRTRRLWLVLCGLFAVVAMALPFGNMLHPWPDFAVAGLWWMALASALAAGLLWWAARALGPASGLLLAALVVTAWVQPLAMLTLPSLDPVMSPRAQAQVMGDYADQGYVPAAYKIYSGVYTYYSGHDVLETQDLERIAALLAAEPKVVLGMQRRYWDQWTDRPATLNVIHEQWIVDQPYVLAVQGGPAAPQPQAPDAGADAGAALAPGAAANATGADPAPGTAPQAMPGPAPEAAPGPDQQAAPHGQPEQAPAPAPDKDTGTAPGESDPAPAPANATEQTI; encoded by the coding sequence ATGGATAAGCTCCTCACGCGCCTCTACCGGCTGCTGGCCTGGGCGCCCCTGCTCCTGCCCGCCGCCCTGCTCGCCGCGCAGACCGTCCCGGTCCTGGACTCGCGCGCGCTGTGGTTCTCCGACGAAATCCGCTACGCCAACGTGTTCGAGAACGTGGTCCACGGCGGCAAATGGCTGGTGATGTACCTGAACGGCGTGCCCTACCCCGACAAGCCGCCGGTATACTTCTGGTTCCTGGCCGGGCTGCTGCCGGTGTTCAAGGCGGCCACGCCCGCGCTGTTCATGGCCGGGGCCGCCCTCTCGGCCCTGCTGCTGCTCACGGCGACCATGGCCCTGTCGCGCCTGGTGGCCCGCGCCGGGCGCGAGGTCTCCCTGGGCGCGGGGCTGGTGCTGGTGTCGTGCTTCTACGTCGTCGGACTGGCGCACTACTCGCGCATGGACCTGCTCTTCGCCACGCTGATCACCGCCGCCCACATCTGCCTGTTCCGGGCCTGGGGCCGCGAGCGGGCCATGGGCTGGGCCGTGGCGGGCTTCGCCCTGGCCGGGGTGGCCACCCTGACCAAGGGCCCCCTGGGGCTGGCCTTCCCCCTGCTGGCCAGCGTGGCCTACCTGGCCTGGACGGGCAACCTGCGCCGCTTCTTCCGGCGCGACGTGGCCGTGGGCCTGGGCGTCTGCCTGGGGCTGCTGGGGGCCTGGGTGCTGGCGGCGTGGCTCGGCGGCGAGCGTGAGCTGGTGGAAAACATCTTCTACAAGCAGATCTACCGCCGCGCGGTGAACGCCTCGCACCACGGGCAGCCCTTCTGGCACTACCTGGCCACCCTGCCCGCCGCCTGGCTGCCCTGGACGCTGCTGCTGGCGGCCCTGCCCCTGGGCCCCGTGGCCCGCGCGGGCTTCTGGCGCGGCCTGTGGCAGGCCCGGCGCGACGAGGAGCGCAAGGGCCAGGCCTACCTGTGGAGCATGGTGCTCACCGGCTTCGTGCTGCTCTCGGCCCTGTCCACCAAGATCATCGTCTACCTGCTGCCGCTGTTCCCGGCCCTGGCCGTGCTCTCGGCCCGGGCCGTGCTGGGGCTGGACGCGCGGCGCACCCGGCGCCTGTGGCTCGTGCTCTGCGGCCTGTTCGCCGTGGTGGCCATGGCCCTGCCCTTCGGCAACATGCTGCACCCCTGGCCCGACTTCGCCGTGGCCGGGCTGTGGTGGATGGCCCTGGCCTCGGCCCTGGCCGCAGGGCTCCTGTGGTGGGCGGCGCGCGCCCTGGGGCCCGCCTCCGGGCTGCTGCTGGCGGCCCTGGTGGTCACGGCCTGGGTCCAGCCCCTGGCCATGCTGACCCTGCCCTCCCTGGACCCGGTGATGAGCCCCAGGGCCCAGGCCCAGGTCATGGGCGATTACGCCGACCAGGGCTACGTTCCGGCGGCCTACAAGATCTACTCGGGGGTCTACACCTACTACAGCGGCCACGACGTGCTGGAGACCCAGGACCTGGAGCGCATTGCCGCGCTGCTGGCCGCCGAGCCCAAGGTCGTGCTCGGGATGCAGCGCCGCTACTGGGACCAGTGGACGGACCGCCCGGCCACGCTGAACGTGATCCACGAGCAGTGGATCGTGGACCAGCCCTACGTGCTGGCCGTGCAGGGCGGCCCTGCGGCGCCGCAGCCCCAGGCTCCGGACGCCGGGGCCGACGCCGGGGCCGCCCTGGCCCCGGGCGCTGCGGCCAACGCCACCGGCGCGGACCCGGCGCCCGGAACCGCGCCCCAGGCCATGCCCGGGCCCGCCCCCGAAGCCGCCCCGGGCCCGGACCAGCAGGCCGCGCCCCACGGGCAGCCGGAGCAGGCTCCCGCCCCGGCTCCGGACAAGGACACGGGCACGGCTCCCGGCGAAAGCGACCCGGCCCCCGCGCCCGCCAACGCCACCGAACAGACCATCTGA
- a CDS encoding phosphatase PAP2 family protein — MRANALAGHFLLVSLPLLGLLALVLGIFGSEDQAMLAFREHKNTHLVLQKAVRLFTDWGNQAMYLPFLVILGLALRDRDRRSRRFVIAYVVAQVLVCLVLLHLTKMALGRPRPEAFTALHRPMTLDSYFHSLPSGHTAEITGSCLALALWLGRARWALALGLYVALMGFSRVYLFQHYPSDVFFGWMFGAVSGFAAYTFGTSKEGPPGHG, encoded by the coding sequence ATGCGCGCGAACGCCCTGGCCGGGCATTTCCTGCTGGTCTCCCTCCCCCTGCTGGGCCTGCTGGCCCTGGTCCTGGGCATCTTCGGCTCCGAGGACCAGGCCATGCTCGCCTTCCGGGAGCACAAGAACACCCACCTGGTGCTGCAAAAGGCCGTGCGCCTGTTCACCGACTGGGGCAACCAGGCCATGTACCTGCCCTTCCTGGTCATCCTGGGGCTTGCCCTGCGCGACCGGGACCGCCGCTCCCGGCGCTTCGTCATCGCCTACGTCGTGGCCCAGGTGCTCGTCTGCCTGGTCCTGCTGCATCTGACCAAGATGGCCCTGGGCCGCCCGCGGCCCGAGGCTTTCACCGCCCTGCACCGGCCCATGACCCTAGACTCCTACTTCCACTCGCTGCCCTCGGGGCACACGGCGGAGATCACCGGCTCCTGCCTGGCCCTGGCCCTGTGGCTGGGGCGCGCGCGCTGGGCCCTGGCCCTGGGGCTGTACGTCGCGCTCATGGGCTTCTCGCGGGTCTACCTGTTCCAGCACTACCCCAGCGACGTGTTCTTCGGCTGGATGTTCGGCGCCGTTTCCGGTTTCGCGGCCTACACCTTCGGCACCTCCAAGGAGGGACCCCCCGGCCATGGATAA
- a CDS encoding 3D domain-containing protein, with product MVTRILAVALAVAVFSGPQAGAEPVAAPRAGQSEVHRPQGEERKPQNEVRKRRDEMRKQKGASAKADRGVECMTRARPGAPAPVTATVSAYSAEETGGARTATGRKPRRGIVAVSPDLYEAGWTFGREICVSGHGVFVIGDLMGAKKAKAVDIFMDTRAKAVRFGRRHLQIRLLPVAGEAAPAASPAPPAPAAPAAPAAPGALAPAAPEAAAVP from the coding sequence ATGGTCACAAGGATTCTTGCCGTGGCCCTGGCAGTTGCTGTTTTCTCCGGCCCGCAGGCCGGGGCCGAGCCCGTGGCCGCGCCCCGGGCCGGGCAGAGCGAGGTGCACAGGCCGCAGGGCGAGGAGCGCAAGCCGCAGAACGAGGTGCGCAAACGACGGGACGAGATGCGCAAGCAGAAGGGTGCCTCCGCCAAGGCTGACCGGGGTGTGGAGTGCATGACCAGGGCCCGCCCCGGGGCCCCCGCGCCGGTGACGGCCACGGTCTCGGCCTACAGTGCCGAGGAGACGGGCGGCGCGCGCACGGCCACGGGCCGCAAGCCGCGCCGGGGCATCGTGGCCGTCTCGCCCGACCTCTACGAGGCCGGATGGACCTTCGGGCGCGAGATCTGCGTGTCCGGCCACGGGGTCTTCGTCATCGGCGACCTCATGGGCGCGAAGAAGGCGAAGGCCGTGGACATCTTTATGGACACGCGCGCCAAGGCCGTGCGCTTCGGGCGGCGCCATCTCCAGATCCGCCTGCTGCCCGTGGCCGGCGAGGCGGCTCCTGCCGCGTCTCCCGCGCCTCCCGCCCCCGCCGCCCCCGCAGCTCCGGCCGCCCCTGGCGCCCTCGCCCCTGCCGCCCCCGAGGCCGCCGCCGTTCCCTAG
- a CDS encoding VanZ family protein: protein MRTVRPALLALWIASLAFVAAATLLPWPKAVAGARLLPGADLAAQGLAYAWLAALALRAFLQRGPAFTWAWGMILYGAVLEVAQALVPGRAPSLGDIGVNLLGVCLGVLVGHQLKIREHDRRMAEALGRGAPRR from the coding sequence ATGCGCACCGTCCGACCTGCCCTGCTGGCCCTGTGGATCGCCTCCCTGGCCTTTGTGGCCGCCGCCACCCTGCTGCCCTGGCCCAAGGCCGTGGCCGGGGCCCGGCTCCTGCCCGGGGCGGACCTGGCGGCCCAGGGCCTGGCCTACGCCTGGCTGGCGGCCCTGGCCCTGCGGGCCTTTTTGCAACGCGGCCCGGCCTTCACCTGGGCCTGGGGCATGATCCTCTACGGTGCGGTGCTGGAGGTGGCCCAGGCCCTGGTGCCCGGGCGCGCGCCGTCGCTGGGCGACATCGGCGTGAATCTGCTGGGGGTCTGCCTGGGGGTGCTGGTCGGGCACCAGCTCAAGATCCGCGAGCACGACCGGCGCATGGCCGAGGCCCTGGGGCGGGGAGCGCCCCGCCGCTAG